Proteins encoded together in one Ciona intestinalis chromosome 1, KH, whole genome shotgun sequence window:
- the LOC100184213 gene encoding uncharacterized protein LOC100184213 — protein MSRNSVGIDRGLITSRDGVFKGIILVVSLVGWILILASNPTHFIITQIATYVSFSLGFTFVTMLISLFIYFLQLYSLPLCNRAPWKLLEVVYSIVLAVINFIGMCIAAAVAARLSNTGQNEKQGLNAACAVLSAFVTVMFLIYALMVFRGEEPRSVKTTHSATNVPT, from the exons ATGTCGCGCAATTCTGTTGGAATAGATCGTGGTTTAATTACCTCAAGGGATGGGGTATTTAAAGGGATCATTCTG gttGTTTCCCTGGTTGGTTGGATTTTGATCCTGGCTTCAAACCCCACACATTTTATCATCACACAGATAGCTACATATGTTTCCTTTTCGCTTGGATTCACATTTGTGACTATGCTGATTAGCCTTTTTATTTACTTCCTGCAACTCTACAGTTTGCCGCTATGTAATAGGGCACCATGGAAGTTGCTG GAAGTGGTATACAGCATTGTGCTGGCTGTGATTAACTTCATTGGTATGTGCATAGCAGCTGCTGTTGCTGCAAGGCTTAGCAACACTGgacaaaatgaaaaacaaggACTAAATGCTGCATGTgct GTGCTGAGTGCCTTTGTGACAGTGATGTTCCTGATATATGCATTGATGGTATTCCGTGGAGAAGAACCTCGTAGTGTGAAAACAACACACAGTGCAACAAATGTTCCAACATAA
- the LOC100186590 gene encoding D-aminoacyl-tRNA deacylase 2-like gives METKGASARLVLQQCISAKLQVKPITGPEEAVYVNISRGMVAFVCFLKQADQTTVNKMVDHITQVKLSKQDDGKLVSILDLPGDLLIVPQATLGGRLKGKRMQYHQNIDKNLGSELYTQLVEACRKILKQTNKAVECGTYGNLQVLSIQTNGPYTHIIDVS, from the coding sequence ATGGAAACGAAGGGTGCTTCTGCGAGACTGGTTCTTCAGCAATGCATTTCTGCGAAACTGCAAGTGAAACCAATAACAGGCCCAGAAGAAGCTGTATACGTCAACATATCTCGTGGAATGGTTGCGTTTGTGTGCTTTCTGAAGCAAGCGGACCAGACTACCGTGAATAAAATGGTTGACCATATAACGCAAGTAAAACTCTCCAAACAAGACGATGGAAAACTTGTTTCTATTCTTGATCTGCCGGGTGACCTATTAATCGTACCACAAGCAACCCTTGGCGGTAGATTAAAAGGAAAACGTATGCAGTATCATCAAAACATAGACAAAAATCTCGGCTCTGAACTATATACTCAACTTGTTGAAGCTTgtagaaaaattttaaaacaaacgaaCAAAGCAGTTGAATGTGGCACCTATGGGAATTTGCAAGTTTTAAGCATTCAAACTAATGGGCCATATACACACATAATAGATGTTAGCTAA